The proteins below are encoded in one region of Aequorivita iocasae:
- a CDS encoding DNA adenine methylase, with amino-acid sequence MKKNKLVAPFVKWVGGKRQLMPAIKEILPNNFSTYYEPFIGGGAVLFEIQPKKAFINDSNEELVNTYKVIKNYPEELISDLKTHINTSDYFYKIRSLDRESNFDKMSDIKRASRVIYLNKTCYNGLYRVNNSGEFNSPFGRYKNPNIVNEVTIRAVSKYLRNNDITIINGDFENALNNIRKGSFVYFDPPYDPVSKSSNFTGYVQGGFNIFDQVRLRDLCDKLDKKGVSFLVSNSATQFIMDLYSRYNITLVKANRPINSDATKRGEIDEVLIRNYE; translated from the coding sequence ATGAAAAAGAATAAACTAGTAGCTCCATTTGTAAAATGGGTTGGTGGCAAACGACAATTAATGCCTGCTATTAAGGAGATTCTACCCAATAATTTTTCTACATATTATGAGCCCTTTATCGGTGGAGGAGCAGTTTTATTTGAAATTCAGCCTAAAAAAGCATTTATTAATGATTCCAATGAAGAATTAGTTAATACCTATAAGGTTATTAAGAATTATCCTGAGGAATTGATTTCAGATTTAAAAACACATATAAATACTTCGGATTATTTTTACAAAATTAGATCACTTGATAGAGAAAGTAATTTTGATAAAATGTCTGATATTAAAAGAGCCTCAAGAGTCATCTACCTTAATAAAACTTGCTACAATGGTTTGTATAGAGTAAATAACTCGGGCGAATTTAATTCCCCGTTTGGAAGATATAAAAATCCCAATATAGTAAATGAAGTTACAATACGTGCAGTAAGTAAATATCTAAGAAACAATGATATCACTATCATAAACGGAGATTTTGAAAATGCTTTAAATAATATTAGAAAAGGAAGTTTTGTTTACTTTGATCCACCTTACGATCCTGTTTCTAAAAGCTCAAATTTCACAGGTTATGTACAAGGTGGATTTAATATTTTTGACCAAGTTCGACTAAGAGATTTATGTGATAAGCTTGATAAAAAAGGTGTTAGTTTTTTAGTTTCAAATTCTGCAACTCAGTTTATTATGGATTTATATTCAAGATATAATATCACTCTAGTAAAAGCAAACAGACCCATAAATTCAGATGCTACTAAAAGGGGGGAAATTGATGAAGTTCTTATCAGAAATTATGAGTGA
- a CDS encoding HU family DNA-binding protein: MPIKYKVVQRAEPGVAGGGTRKWYASMVNDGEMTIDDLVSEIEKFSALSEPDIKGVIIALENVIQKALSDSKVVRLEKLGSLYPSISSGPADTQDDFVANSMIKKVSVRYRAGKRILDAMKNAGFKKVAER; encoded by the coding sequence ATGCCTATTAAGTATAAAGTAGTGCAAAGAGCGGAACCCGGCGTAGCGGGCGGGGGGACCAGAAAGTGGTATGCCAGCATGGTAAATGATGGCGAAATGACCATTGACGACCTAGTGTCGGAAATTGAAAAGTTCAGTGCGTTGAGCGAGCCCGATATTAAGGGCGTAATCATTGCGCTGGAAAACGTAATCCAAAAAGCGCTGTCGGACAGTAAGGTAGTGCGCTTGGAGAAATTGGGTAGCCTATACCCATCCATTAGCAGCGGCCCTGCCGATACGCAGGACGATTTTGTGGCCAACAGTATGATCAAGAAAGTAAGCGTGCGCTACCGTGCGGGCAAGCGTATCCTGGATGCCATGAAGAATGCAGGTTTTAAGAAGGTTGCCGAAAGATAG
- a CDS encoding type II restriction enzyme, whose translation MSDTKNDIAWAQLFSKYKIVEEVSKKGFYEISSTVINKFREARLMTKFDYRSQLPEIFSKNNLSILPITRGKYVISDFETYNDFESSNPIPKKIDFPNYLESIKYDNITSESTALNCAFVTGIIEDFIQDDQIMPTVSGRMSSSNFDFSIETPSRVLNISVNNSQVEIDGGYEGVKSLNLIEAKNSISKDFLIRQLYYPFKLWSGKINKEIRPIFLTYSNGIFHFREYFFEDPNHYNSLILKQEKKYIIRDGAINIELIQRIAHEIKTVKEPEIPFPQADSFERVINICELLNENGTLTREYVTVNYDFDVRQTNYYTDAGRYLGLIDKSKENNEIVYYLTDLGKRIFNLPLTERQVEFIRLILSHEVFNKVINSYFENAESPTSHQTVSLMKTSNLYNVNSESTFYRRSSTILSWVNWIIDQIEE comes from the coding sequence ATGAGTGATACTAAGAATGACATAGCTTGGGCTCAATTATTTTCTAAATATAAAATTGTAGAAGAGGTTAGTAAGAAAGGCTTTTATGAAATCTCATCAACGGTAATAAACAAGTTTAGAGAAGCCCGTCTTATGACCAAATTTGATTATCGCTCTCAATTACCAGAAATTTTCTCTAAAAATAATCTTTCCATTCTTCCTATTACACGGGGAAAATATGTTATTTCGGACTTTGAAACATATAACGACTTTGAAAGCTCAAACCCAATACCAAAAAAAATAGATTTTCCGAATTATTTGGAAAGTATAAAATACGATAATATAACTAGCGAATCGACTGCTTTAAACTGTGCTTTCGTTACAGGTATTATTGAAGATTTTATCCAAGACGATCAAATAATGCCAACAGTAAGTGGTAGAATGAGTTCTTCAAATTTTGATTTTAGTATTGAAACACCATCACGAGTATTAAACATTAGTGTCAATAATAGTCAGGTAGAAATTGACGGAGGATATGAAGGAGTTAAATCTTTAAATTTAATCGAAGCAAAAAATTCTATTTCCAAAGATTTCCTAATCCGTCAACTCTACTATCCTTTTAAATTGTGGAGCGGAAAAATAAATAAAGAAATACGCCCTATCTTTTTAACCTATTCAAATGGTATTTTTCATTTTCGGGAATATTTCTTCGAAGATCCTAATCACTATAATTCATTAATTTTAAAACAAGAAAAAAAATATATAATTAGGGATGGTGCTATTAATATAGAACTAATTCAAAGAATTGCTCACGAAATAAAAACCGTTAAAGAACCTGAAATACCATTTCCGCAAGCTGATTCATTTGAAAGAGTAATTAATATTTGTGAATTACTTAATGAAAATGGTACTTTAACTAGAGAATATGTTACCGTAAACTATGATTTTGATGTTCGACAAACTAACTATTATACAGATGCTGGAAGATATCTGGGTCTTATAGATAAATCAAAAGAGAATAATGAGATCGTGTATTACCTCACAGATTTGGGTAAAAGAATTTTTAATCTACCCTTGACTGAAAGACAAGTTGAATTTATCCGGCTTATCTTATCTCACGAGGTTTTTAATAAAGTGATTAATTCTTATTTTGAAAATGCTGAATCTCCCACCAGCCATCAAACCGTTTCTTTAATGAAAACATCTAATTTATATAATGTTAACTCAGAAAGTACATTTTATAGAAGATCTTCTACTATTTTAAGTTGGGTTAATTGGATAATTGATCAGATTGAAGAATAA